In Idiomarina sp. PL1-037, a single genomic region encodes these proteins:
- a CDS encoding anthranilate synthase component 1: protein MKNLTTEQNGNLETLRVSLPYQAEPLKVFQNTCSTEGEHLLLDSADIGTKQQVKSLLLIDAALRITCNDQQVTIVALTDNGAVLLSWIEEQLRDSAAIEKAPEQLTLTFSAANTPLDEDSRLRQTSNMEPLRLLQQKLNKANDTAKRHPFSVFLGGAFAYDFVASYEQLPEVEEGENNCPDYVFYLAETLLIIDHQQQTTELLGSVFSGKGHDQRYQAMSQRIGELAARCQLPVIEPQPQPVDVQVTATPSAEEFAHIVTRLKENIVAGDIFQVVPSRRFKMPCPDTLAAYQQLKKNNPSPYMFFMSHPDFSLFGASPESALKYQQDTNQVELYPIAGTRPRGKSADGSINPDLDSRMELELRLDQKELAEHLMLVDLARNDLARISETGTRYVADLLQVDRYSHVMHLVSRVVAKLRDDCDALHAYRACMNMGTLVGAPKVSAATLIRQVEKQRRGSYGGAVGYLAGNGDMDTCIVIRSAFVKNNEAIVQAGAGVVHDSDPASEVAETENKAKAVILAIQQAHTLPDQEAL from the coding sequence GTGAAAAACCTGACAACTGAACAAAACGGCAATTTAGAAACACTACGAGTGTCGCTGCCTTATCAGGCGGAGCCACTAAAAGTATTTCAGAATACTTGCAGCACAGAAGGTGAACATTTACTGCTGGACTCAGCCGATATTGGCACCAAGCAACAAGTAAAGAGCTTGCTCCTGATTGATGCGGCGTTACGAATTACCTGTAACGACCAACAAGTTACTATTGTTGCCCTGACCGATAACGGTGCTGTTCTGCTCAGCTGGATTGAAGAGCAACTCAGAGACAGCGCCGCCATTGAGAAAGCGCCTGAACAACTGACATTAACCTTCAGTGCGGCCAATACACCGCTTGATGAAGACTCCCGCTTGCGTCAAACCAGTAACATGGAACCGCTGCGGTTGCTGCAACAAAAACTCAATAAAGCCAACGACACAGCAAAACGGCATCCGTTTTCGGTTTTTCTTGGCGGTGCTTTCGCCTATGACTTTGTTGCCAGTTACGAGCAGTTACCCGAAGTTGAAGAAGGAGAAAACAACTGCCCTGACTACGTCTTTTATCTGGCGGAAACCTTGCTGATTATTGATCATCAGCAGCAAACCACTGAACTGCTTGGCAGTGTGTTCAGCGGTAAAGGCCACGACCAACGTTATCAGGCTATGAGCCAGCGAATAGGAGAATTGGCTGCACGTTGTCAGTTACCGGTAATAGAACCCCAGCCTCAGCCGGTTGATGTACAAGTAACAGCGACACCCTCAGCAGAAGAATTTGCACACATTGTTACCCGGCTAAAAGAAAACATTGTCGCGGGCGATATTTTTCAGGTGGTGCCGTCACGACGTTTCAAAATGCCCTGCCCCGATACGTTAGCCGCTTACCAGCAATTGAAAAAGAATAACCCCTCGCCCTACATGTTTTTTATGAGTCACCCAGACTTTTCCCTCTTTGGCGCCTCCCCTGAGTCCGCATTGAAATACCAGCAGGACACCAATCAGGTAGAACTTTACCCTATAGCCGGCACGCGTCCGCGCGGGAAAAGCGCTGACGGCAGCATTAATCCGGATTTAGACAGCCGTATGGAACTGGAACTGCGCCTAGACCAAAAAGAACTGGCAGAGCATTTAATGCTGGTTGATTTAGCCCGAAACGACTTAGCCCGCATAAGCGAAACTGGCACTCGTTACGTTGCAGACCTACTTCAGGTTGACCGTTATTCTCATGTCATGCATCTGGTGTCGCGCGTGGTGGCAAAACTACGAGACGACTGCGATGCGCTGCATGCTTACCGTGCCTGCATGAATATGGGCACCTTGGTAGGTGCGCCCAAAGTAAGCGCTGCAACTCTTATTCGTCAGGTCGAAAAACAACGCCGCGGCAGCTATGGCGGCGCTGTTGGGTATCTGGCCGGGAATGGCGACATGGATACCTGTATTGTTATTCGCTCCGCTTTTGTTAAGAACAACGAAGCCATAGTGCAAGCCGGCGCTGGCGTGGTGCACGACTCAGATCCGGCCAGCGAAGTTGCCGAAACCGAGAACAAAGCTAAGGCAGTTATTCTGGCAATTCAGCAGGCTCACACTTTACCTGACCAGGAGGCGCTATAA
- the trpD gene encoding anthranilate phosphoribosyltransferase: MKALQTLMSGEALTQDQTRELFQRLIKGELNDIQVSAALIAMKMRGETPAELAGAAEAILSAAKPFLRPDTTVIDSCGTGGDGSNTINISTTAALVAASMGLAVAKHGNRSVSSRSGSADVLEALRLRVNLDPSDASTQLADNGFCFLFAPHYHPGIKHAMPVRQTLKTRTLFNLIGPLVNPARPDAQLLGVYSEEWVRPMAETLQRLGLKRAMVVHGSGLDELALHGPTRVIELSNGELSDYQMTPSDFGVPSAPLDELKGGDADFNARILEDILAGGGSPAQRHSVAMNVAALLYLSGQYNDMKAATAATLEHLDTGQALLHLRRVQDAQETYHV; encoded by the coding sequence ATGAAAGCCCTACAAACTCTGATGTCTGGTGAGGCTCTGACACAAGATCAAACCCGTGAGCTCTTCCAGCGCTTAATTAAAGGCGAGCTCAACGATATTCAGGTATCCGCAGCGCTTATCGCTATGAAAATGCGGGGCGAAACCCCCGCTGAATTAGCTGGCGCCGCGGAAGCCATATTATCCGCAGCGAAGCCATTTTTACGCCCCGACACCACGGTCATTGACAGTTGCGGCACCGGCGGCGATGGCAGCAACACCATCAATATTTCTACGACGGCGGCTTTGGTTGCTGCCAGTATGGGTCTGGCTGTGGCCAAACATGGTAATCGCAGTGTGTCTTCACGTTCAGGATCGGCCGATGTACTCGAAGCACTCAGACTTCGCGTTAATCTGGACCCGTCGGATGCCTCGACTCAGTTGGCCGACAATGGTTTTTGCTTCTTATTTGCTCCACATTATCACCCGGGCATTAAGCATGCGATGCCGGTAAGACAAACGCTGAAAACGCGCACCTTATTCAACCTGATTGGTCCTTTAGTTAACCCCGCGCGCCCCGATGCTCAACTGCTTGGCGTTTATAGTGAGGAATGGGTAAGGCCAATGGCTGAAACCCTGCAACGACTGGGGCTTAAACGTGCTATGGTCGTGCACGGAAGCGGGCTGGATGAACTGGCTTTGCACGGGCCAACGCGAGTAATTGAACTGAGCAACGGCGAGCTCAGTGACTACCAGATGACACCTAGTGACTTTGGTGTTCCCAGCGCCCCGCTTGACGAATTAAAAGGCGGTGACGCTGACTTTAACGCCCGTATTCTGGAAGACATTCTTGCCGGAGGCGGTAGCCCGGCCCAGCGCCACTCGGTTGCAATGAACGTTGCCGCTTTGCTGTATTTAAGTGGACAATACAACGATATGAAAGCCGCAACCGCAGCAACGCTGGAGCATTTAGACACCGGCCAGGCGCTCTTGCATTTACGTCGCGTACAAGATGCTCAGGAGACTTACCATGTCTGA
- a CDS encoding aminodeoxychorismate/anthranilate synthase component II, with product MTQSARIVLIDNVDSFSYNLVDELRQLGFPLVVYRNQLAAADVIQQLESYSGPQLVCLSPGPGHPANAGNLMEVIRYCSGRIPMLGICLGFQALIEHAGGRVDTCGEIVHGKTAKVDTVAHPVFTAATDNNQCVVARYHSLSGYDLPDTARVIASLDGPDGSIPMAAEFFGKEENNTNAIGFQFHPESLLTPKGKQLLSNSIQYLLTGAKP from the coding sequence ATGACTCAGTCAGCTCGTATCGTACTGATAGATAACGTCGACTCGTTCTCGTACAACCTGGTGGATGAGTTGCGCCAGTTAGGCTTTCCCCTGGTCGTTTATCGTAACCAGCTGGCAGCAGCCGATGTGATTCAACAGCTGGAAAGTTACAGTGGCCCTCAACTGGTCTGCTTGTCACCCGGCCCCGGGCACCCGGCAAACGCCGGCAACTTAATGGAAGTGATCCGATACTGCAGCGGACGTATACCCATGCTGGGTATTTGCCTCGGCTTTCAGGCGCTCATTGAACACGCCGGTGGCCGCGTGGATACCTGTGGGGAAATTGTTCATGGCAAAACCGCTAAAGTCGACACTGTGGCGCATCCCGTATTTACCGCCGCAACGGATAACAACCAGTGCGTTGTGGCGCGTTATCACTCATTAAGTGGTTACGACCTTCCGGACACAGCGAGGGTAATCGCCAGTTTAGATGGCCCTGACGGTAGTATTCCTATGGCTGCTGAATTCTTCGGTAAAGAAGAAAACAACACCAATGCTATTGGTTTTCAATTTCACCCTGAATCGCTTCTAACGCCGAAGGGAAAGCAATTACTTAGCAACAGTATTCAGTATTTATTAACAGGAGCAAAGCCATGA
- a CDS encoding S10 family peptidase, with amino-acid sequence MRKSLALVASLSLMGCSVVSAPVIAEEAPNNHKRMLPVDTEVVTEHSVEINGETVDYTATAGTQPVWDDEGNPTASLFYTYYERQDVDNRESRPVVYSFNGGPGSASVWMHIAYTGPKVLNLSDEGYPVQPYGVQDNPHSILDVADIVFINPVNTGYSRVLPNEDGEMPSREKQKDMFFGVNADVKYLAEWMNTFTSRMNRWQSPKYLIGESYGTTRVSGLALELQNSQWMYLNGVILVSPTDIGIDRDGPVKQANQLPYFAAAAWYHDALPEALQSKDLDELLPEVEQFTLDQYLPALAKGAMLTGEAREQMAERVAYYSGLSKQAVLDNNLAPSTWYFWKELLRDRDRTIGRLDSRYLGLDEKRSGDRPDYNAELTSWLHSFTPAINYYLREELDFVTDIKYNMFGPVHPWDRSNNNTGKQLRQAMAQNPYLNVLIQSGYFDGATNYFDAKYNMWHLDPSTQMSDRIDFKGYRSGHMMYLRRADLEKANDDLREFIRKSDSKGKPAEYK; translated from the coding sequence ATGCGAAAGAGTCTCGCTTTAGTTGCCTCTTTATCTCTAATGGGCTGCTCAGTCGTTTCTGCCCCCGTTATTGCAGAAGAAGCACCGAATAACCACAAGCGCATGCTGCCGGTCGACACCGAAGTCGTTACCGAACACAGCGTAGAAATTAACGGCGAAACCGTGGACTACACCGCCACCGCCGGCACTCAACCCGTGTGGGATGATGAAGGTAACCCGACCGCATCATTATTCTATACTTATTACGAACGTCAGGACGTTGATAACCGTGAATCTCGCCCAGTTGTCTACTCTTTTAACGGTGGCCCGGGCTCCGCATCGGTCTGGATGCACATTGCCTACACAGGTCCAAAGGTCCTAAACCTGAGTGACGAAGGTTACCCGGTTCAGCCTTATGGCGTGCAGGACAACCCGCACTCCATTCTCGATGTGGCTGACATTGTTTTTATTAACCCGGTGAATACCGGCTACTCGCGCGTGTTGCCAAATGAAGATGGCGAAATGCCCTCTCGCGAGAAGCAAAAAGACATGTTTTTTGGCGTTAATGCCGACGTGAAATACCTTGCCGAATGGATGAATACTTTTACTTCACGCATGAACCGCTGGCAGTCGCCTAAGTACTTAATTGGCGAAAGCTATGGTACAACGCGCGTGTCTGGCCTTGCTTTAGAGCTTCAAAACAGTCAATGGATGTACTTAAATGGTGTCATTTTAGTGTCACCAACAGACATCGGCATTGACCGCGACGGCCCGGTAAAACAAGCGAACCAGTTACCTTACTTTGCTGCAGCCGCCTGGTATCACGATGCGCTGCCTGAAGCCTTACAAAGCAAGGATCTGGACGAGTTACTACCAGAAGTTGAGCAATTCACGCTGGACCAGTATTTACCGGCACTGGCGAAAGGTGCCATGCTAACCGGCGAAGCCCGCGAGCAAATGGCTGAGCGCGTCGCTTATTACTCTGGTTTGTCGAAACAAGCGGTATTAGATAACAACCTGGCACCGAGCACCTGGTATTTCTGGAAAGAACTCCTGCGTGACCGCGATCGCACTATTGGCCGCCTTGACTCACGCTACTTAGGCCTTGATGAGAAGCGCTCAGGCGACCGTCCCGACTACAACGCCGAGCTGACGTCATGGTTACATTCGTTTACGCCGGCTATTAACTACTATCTGCGTGAAGAATTAGACTTTGTAACCGACATTAAATACAACATGTTCGGTCCGGTTCATCCTTGGGATCGCTCAAACAACAACACAGGTAAACAGTTACGTCAGGCCATGGCGCAAAACCCTTATCTGAATGTGTTAATTCAGTCAGGTTACTTTGACGGTGCAACTAACTACTTCGATGCGAAGTACAACATGTGGCACTTGGATCCTAGCACCCAAATGAGCGACCGTATCGACTTTAAAGGTTACCGTAGCGGTCATATGATGTATCTACGCCGTGCCGACCTGGAGAAGGCGAATGATGATTTACGCGAATTTATTCGTAAATCTGATTCAAAAGGCAAACCGGCAGAATATAAATAG
- a CDS encoding NADPH-dependent 2,4-dienoyl-CoA reductase — MEKSYPNLLKPLDLGFTTLKNRVLMGSMHTGLEEEKNGFSKLASFYEERAKGGVGLIVTGGISPNFRGRLAPFGSEMSKPWHVGKHRQVTDAVHKYGSKICLQLLHAGRYSYHPFSLAPSAIKAPINPFKPKAMSERQIKNTIKHYARGAKLAQKAGYDGVEIMGSEGYLINQFLCPRTNKRDDNWGGSFENRMRFPLEIVKAVRAAVGEKSIIIFRLSMLDLVEDGHQLDEVLQLGKLLEQAGVTIINTGIGWHEARVPTIVTSVPRGAFSWITERVRRELSVPVVAVNRINTPEIAEHILESNQADMVSMARPLLADPEFVKKAEQGQSERINTCIACNQACLDHVFENKRASCLVNPRACFEQELVMKPAEQKKRIAVIGSGPAGLAFACHAAERGHQVDLYDKSEEIGGQFNYAKQIPGKEEFYETLRYFKYRIEDTGVNLKLGKEQTCEGLLAEKYDDVVLATGVSPRQVDIPGVDLPHVLGYLDVLRDHKAVGKKVAVIGAGGIGFDVSEYLTTEKSLTLDEPEWSERWGIDKSYTDRGGLKPQQPEQSPRQVWLLQRKESKVGKGLGKTSGWVHRNELKSKSVNMWNGVTYHRIVPEGIEIEREGEKQLLEVDNVIICAGQVPQRSLHDALQAAGQTVHLIGGADVAAELDAKRAIRQGTELAAEI, encoded by the coding sequence GTGGAAAAATCATACCCAAATTTACTGAAACCCCTGGACCTTGGTTTTACGACATTGAAGAACCGAGTCTTAATGGGCTCAATGCATACAGGCCTGGAAGAAGAAAAAAATGGCTTTAGTAAATTAGCCAGCTTTTATGAAGAGCGCGCCAAAGGTGGTGTCGGTCTTATTGTCACCGGCGGTATCAGCCCTAACTTTCGTGGGCGTCTGGCGCCTTTTGGCAGTGAAATGTCCAAACCCTGGCACGTGGGAAAACACCGTCAGGTAACCGACGCCGTTCACAAGTATGGCAGTAAAATATGCCTGCAGCTTTTGCATGCCGGGCGTTACAGTTATCATCCGTTTTCTTTGGCTCCCAGCGCTATAAAAGCCCCGATAAACCCATTTAAGCCAAAAGCCATGTCGGAGCGCCAGATTAAAAACACCATCAAGCATTATGCCCGCGGCGCAAAGCTGGCGCAGAAGGCTGGCTACGACGGTGTGGAAATCATGGGCTCGGAAGGTTACTTGATTAACCAGTTTTTGTGTCCAAGAACGAATAAGCGCGATGATAACTGGGGCGGCAGTTTCGAAAATCGTATGCGTTTCCCGTTGGAGATTGTTAAAGCTGTGCGCGCGGCTGTGGGTGAAAAATCGATTATTATTTTCCGTTTGTCGATGCTGGACTTAGTTGAAGACGGTCATCAGCTGGATGAAGTTCTGCAACTGGGTAAACTGCTGGAGCAGGCGGGTGTTACTATTATTAATACGGGTATTGGCTGGCATGAAGCCCGGGTACCAACCATTGTCACCTCGGTACCACGTGGCGCCTTCAGTTGGATAACTGAGCGCGTGCGCCGAGAATTATCGGTTCCTGTGGTGGCGGTTAACCGTATCAACACGCCGGAAATTGCTGAGCATATTCTGGAAAGCAACCAGGCCGATATGGTTTCAATGGCACGACCGTTACTGGCTGATCCGGAGTTTGTGAAGAAAGCGGAACAAGGTCAGTCTGAACGTATTAATACCTGTATTGCCTGTAATCAGGCTTGTCTGGACCATGTTTTTGAGAATAAAAGAGCGTCCTGTTTAGTTAACCCGAGAGCCTGTTTTGAGCAGGAACTGGTCATGAAGCCGGCGGAGCAGAAAAAGCGCATTGCGGTAATCGGTTCTGGTCCGGCAGGGTTAGCCTTTGCCTGTCATGCTGCAGAGCGCGGTCATCAGGTCGATTTGTACGACAAGTCCGAAGAAATTGGCGGTCAGTTTAACTACGCTAAACAGATTCCGGGTAAAGAAGAGTTTTATGAAACCCTGCGCTACTTTAAGTACCGCATTGAAGACACCGGGGTAAATTTGAAGCTTGGAAAAGAGCAGACTTGCGAAGGGTTGCTGGCAGAAAAATACGACGATGTGGTTCTGGCAACCGGTGTCAGTCCTCGCCAGGTGGATATTCCGGGTGTTGATTTGCCGCATGTGCTGGGTTACTTAGATGTCTTACGCGATCACAAAGCTGTGGGTAAAAAAGTGGCTGTGATTGGTGCCGGTGGCATTGGTTTTGATGTATCTGAATATCTGACCACTGAGAAGTCGCTGACACTGGATGAACCCGAGTGGTCAGAGCGTTGGGGGATTGATAAAAGCTACACTGATCGTGGCGGTCTGAAACCGCAGCAGCCAGAGCAAAGCCCGCGTCAGGTGTGGTTGCTTCAGCGAAAAGAGAGCAAAGTCGGTAAAGGCTTAGGTAAAACCTCTGGCTGGGTTCATCGCAACGAGTTAAAAAGTAAGTCTGTGAACATGTGGAATGGGGTGACTTATCATCGCATTGTGCCAGAAGGTATTGAAATAGAACGTGAAGGTGAAAAACAATTGCTGGAAGTCGATAATGTGATTATTTGTGCGGGGCAGGTACCGCAACGCTCCTTGCACGACGCGCTGCAGGCGGCCGGTCAGACGGTGCATCTAATTGGTGGTGCCGATGTCGCTGCCGAGCTCGACGCCAAACGCGCGATTCGTCAGGGTACAGAACTGGCGGCGGAGATTTAA
- a CDS encoding PHP domain-containing protein translates to MPVYDLHCHSTCSDGSLSVSELVLRACEQNVDVLAITDHDCVDGLAEASRLIEHDNLPIELVNGVEISCRWHSFEIHIVGLNIDPSAEPLKALLSEQQQRRYNRFDAMLKKLYQRGVSLSAEECQAEGLPTRKHIADAMVRKGIVSNPQKAFDRFIGKGNSAYVNPEWCDIPTAIEAIHEAGGKAVLAHPHGYKMSNKWLRKLLIQGKEWGLDAMEVSLCQQSPGHRDALAKMSQEYGLLASQGSDFHYPGNWRELGKNLCLPADCVPIWEHWSQYQD, encoded by the coding sequence ATGCCAGTTTACGATTTGCATTGTCACAGCACCTGTTCTGATGGCTCGCTATCAGTTTCAGAGCTTGTGCTGCGCGCTTGTGAGCAGAACGTCGATGTACTGGCGATAACCGATCATGATTGCGTTGACGGGCTGGCAGAAGCGAGTCGTCTCATCGAACATGATAACTTGCCGATTGAGCTGGTAAACGGTGTCGAAATCAGTTGTCGCTGGCACAGCTTTGAAATTCATATTGTTGGACTTAATATCGACCCGAGTGCGGAACCTTTAAAGGCTTTATTGAGCGAACAACAGCAACGTCGCTATAATAGATTCGATGCGATGCTGAAAAAGTTATATCAGCGGGGTGTCAGTTTATCAGCAGAAGAATGCCAGGCGGAAGGTTTGCCTACACGTAAGCACATTGCCGACGCTATGGTACGAAAAGGTATTGTCAGCAACCCACAAAAAGCTTTTGACCGCTTTATTGGCAAAGGCAATAGTGCCTATGTAAATCCTGAATGGTGTGATATTCCTACCGCGATAGAAGCTATCCATGAAGCCGGAGGGAAGGCGGTACTGGCGCATCCGCATGGCTACAAAATGTCGAATAAATGGCTGCGCAAGCTTTTAATACAGGGCAAAGAGTGGGGACTCGATGCCATGGAAGTCAGTTTGTGTCAGCAGTCTCCCGGTCACCGTGATGCCCTGGCGAAAATGAGCCAGGAATATGGCCTTTTAGCCTCGCAGGGCTCGGATTTTCACTATCCGGGGAATTGGCGCGAACTGGGTAAAAATCTTTGTCTACCAGCGGACTGTGTGCCAATATGGGAGCATTGGTCACAGTATCAGGATTGA